One window of Treponema denticola genomic DNA carries:
- a CDS encoding phosphatidate cytidylyltransferase codes for MKIKKIIERLIIFFVGAPLVLASIYFLPHYNFLVYHIELFIAALIANYEIYNILSQRSPAYPKKILAFFGTILVLSSYLMGLHAVPFQYIFIVFGCVTAGMMFMEIIFSLSGNFINSIARLTTGMFMLIYPWGLAVYLSAIASLPNAGALIIMFCLMTFGCDSFAWFFGMLFGKNNRGFIKASPKKSIAGFIGGFIGSVTAAVGSFYFFNKQFNGKLKELIIIALFTALFAIIGDIIESILKRSADVKDSGKVILGRGGILDSIDSLLIAAPVFYTLCLFLLGGF; via the coding sequence ATGAAGATTAAAAAAATTATTGAAAGGCTGATTATATTTTTTGTAGGTGCACCTTTAGTTTTAGCTTCAATTTATTTTTTACCTCATTATAATTTTTTGGTTTATCATATCGAATTGTTTATTGCAGCCCTTATTGCAAATTATGAGATTTATAATATTTTATCGCAAAGGTCTCCGGCTTATCCTAAAAAGATACTTGCTTTTTTCGGTACAATTTTAGTTCTGTCATCATACCTGATGGGCTTACATGCCGTACCGTTTCAATATATCTTTATTGTATTCGGATGCGTAACCGCCGGAATGATGTTTATGGAAATTATATTTTCATTGTCGGGGAATTTTATAAATAGCATTGCACGCCTAACAACAGGAATGTTTATGCTGATTTATCCTTGGGGTTTGGCCGTTTATTTATCTGCAATTGCAAGCCTTCCAAATGCAGGGGCTCTTATCATAATGTTTTGTCTTATGACCTTCGGTTGCGATTCCTTTGCGTGGTTTTTCGGGATGCTTTTCGGAAAAAACAATAGAGGCTTTATTAAGGCCAGCCCCAAAAAAAGTATTGCAGGTTTTATAGGCGGCTTCATAGGTTCTGTAACAGCTGCTGTAGGTTCCTTTTATTTTTTTAATAAACAATTTAACGGAAAATTAAAAGAGCTTATAATCATAGCTCTTTTTACGGCCCTCTTTGCCATTATCGGCGACATAATAGAATCTATCTTGAAGCGTTCTGCAGACGTAAAAGATTCAGGTAAGGTAATTTTAGGGCGGGGAGGTATTCTTGACAGTATTGATTCTCTGCTTATAGCTGCTCCCGTATTCTACACCCTTTGTCTATTTTTATTAGGCGGCTTTTAA
- a CDS encoding di-trans,poly-cis-decaprenylcistransferase, with translation MSDELKHIAIVMDGNGRWAKKRGLPRSMGHKEGLNTVKRITKAVSDLGIPYITLYIFSTENWKRTETEVGFLMGLIKQHLKAELKFYADNNIRIEHIGNLSGLPQDIQDEINSVREKTSAYTGTAIVLGINYGAHDEILRAIKKLNSEEIASINEESFSLKLDTGKIPPVDLLIRTGGEKRLSNFLLWQSAYAELYFTDTLWPDWTVENLYEAIEDYKKRNRRYGNA, from the coding sequence ATGTCCGATGAGCTAAAACATATCGCCATTGTCATGGACGGCAATGGCAGATGGGCAAAAAAAAGAGGACTGCCCCGTTCTATGGGACATAAGGAAGGGCTTAATACGGTCAAAAGGATAACAAAGGCCGTGTCCGATTTAGGAATTCCTTATATAACGCTTTATATATTTTCTACCGAAAACTGGAAAAGAACCGAAACGGAGGTGGGCTTTTTAATGGGGCTTATTAAACAGCATTTAAAAGCCGAGCTTAAATTTTATGCCGATAATAATATACGTATTGAGCACATAGGCAATTTAAGCGGATTACCTCAAGACATTCAAGATGAAATTAATTCTGTAAGGGAGAAAACTTCCGCTTATACGGGAACTGCAATTGTGCTCGGCATAAATTACGGAGCACATGATGAAATTTTAAGGGCCATAAAGAAACTGAATTCCGAAGAAATTGCCTCGATAAATGAAGAGTCGTTTTCTTTAAAATTGGACACGGGAAAAATTCCGCCTGTAGACCTGCTTATCAGAACCGGAGGAGAAAAGCGTTTAAGCAATTTTTTGCTTTGGCAAAGTGCTTATGCGGAACTTTATTTTACGGATACCTTGTGGCCCGATTGGACAGTAGAAAATTTATATGAAGCAATAGAAGATTATAAAAAACGAAACAGGCGTTACGGAAATGCCTAA
- the frr gene encoding ribosome recycling factor has protein sequence MIEEVKKNCEEKMKKTVAALKEEFNMLRTGRASSALFDKIRVSCYGESTPLNQLANISIPEARLVVIQPWDKGLLVEIEKAVLQADLSVNPTNDGKVIRIAIPPLTEDRRKDLAKKAKTIAENSRVSVRNIRRDGIDEAKKLQKDGKISEDQLKTAEDAFQKSTDAYIAEINKVLEAKEKEIMEN, from the coding sequence ATGATAGAGGAAGTTAAAAAAAATTGTGAAGAAAAAATGAAAAAAACGGTTGCCGCATTAAAAGAAGAATTCAACATGCTAAGAACCGGACGGGCATCTTCCGCTCTTTTTGATAAGATAAGAGTAAGTTGCTATGGCGAGTCTACTCCTCTTAACCAGCTTGCAAATATCTCTATTCCTGAAGCAAGGCTTGTAGTAATTCAGCCCTGGGATAAGGGTTTATTGGTCGAAATCGAAAAGGCTGTTTTACAGGCTGACCTTTCGGTTAATCCCACAAATGACGGAAAGGTTATCCGTATTGCAATTCCGCCGTTGACGGAAGACCGCAGAAAAGACCTTGCAAAAAAGGCAAAGACCATTGCCGAAAATTCGCGGGTTTCAGTACGCAATATCAGACGTGACGGAATTGATGAGGCAAAGAAATTACAAAAGGACGGAAAAATAAGCGAAGATCAGTTAAAAACAGCTGAAGATGCTTTCCAAAAATCCACGGATGCCTACATCGCCGAAATAAACAAGGTACTTGAAGCAAAAGAAAAGGAAATAATGGAAAACTAA
- the tsf gene encoding translation elongation factor Ts, with protein sequence MDIKASDVKQLRDKTGAGMMECKKALQHCNGDAKEAEKYLKEKGLAAVEKRADRVTSEGIIVIKNDNKKAVMLEMTCETDFVAKNADFIAVGEDIAKTAFDKDISEVTPELNDKLLDLATRVRENMNLTRLISVRAGADEYLSRYIHSDKKTGVIVVLKSDKPEIFEKTEVQEFAYDCCLHAAAFMPLYVKKEDVDASYIKEQEEIFKGQVAELNKPDNVKEGIVKGKISKHLSEICFLEQAFVKDDKLSVSKKMAEVGKEAGGSLSLSKLVIFQLGLGM encoded by the coding sequence ATGGATATTAAAGCATCTGATGTAAAACAATTGCGCGATAAAACCGGTGCGGGTATGATGGAGTGCAAAAAAGCCTTACAGCACTGCAACGGAGACGCTAAAGAGGCTGAAAAATACTTAAAAGAAAAAGGTTTGGCCGCTGTCGAAAAGCGTGCTGACAGAGTAACCAGCGAAGGTATCATCGTTATCAAAAATGATAATAAAAAAGCCGTTATGCTCGAAATGACTTGCGAAACGGACTTTGTTGCAAAAAATGCGGACTTTATCGCTGTCGGAGAAGACATTGCAAAAACGGCCTTTGATAAGGACATTTCTGAAGTTACCCCCGAACTCAATGATAAGCTCTTGGATTTGGCTACCCGCGTACGTGAAAACATGAACCTTACACGCTTAATCAGCGTAAGGGCCGGTGCAGATGAGTACCTTTCACGCTACATTCACTCCGACAAAAAAACGGGTGTTATTGTAGTTTTAAAGTCGGATAAGCCTGAAATCTTTGAAAAGACTGAGGTGCAGGAATTTGCTTATGACTGCTGTTTACATGCAGCCGCCTTTATGCCCCTCTATGTTAAAAAAGAAGATGTAGATGCATCTTATATCAAAGAGCAAGAAGAAATCTTTAAAGGTCAGGTTGCCGAGTTGAATAAGCCGGATAACGTAAAAGAAGGAATTGTTAAGGGGAAAATTTCAAAACACTTATCAGAAATCTGCTTCCTTGAACAAGCCTTTGTCAAAGATGACAAACTTTCCGTTTCAAAGAAAATGGCCGAGGTCGGAAAAGAAGCCGGCGGCTCTTTGAGCTTGTCAAAATTGGTTATTTTTCAATTAGGACTTGGAATGTAA
- the rpsB gene encoding 30S ribosomal protein S2, whose translation MAVVTMKNLLESGVHFGHQVKRWDPRMKKYIFSERNGIHIIDLQKTIVAIREAYEAVRKTTSEGKSVLFVGTKKQAQQTIQKEAERCGMFYINNRWLGGMLTNFSTIKKSLARLKKIEKMEVDGTFDNLTKKEIASLQKEKSKLEKNLGGIKEMKDLPGILFIIDTRKEEIAIREARSLGIPIIAVVDTNCNPEGIDYPIPGNDDAIRAISLFTGVIANAVIEADNEHGLKIIENLQEDEESGDSGVDPYQDREEEITDYSNYTPKDEAAGDDEDEEENSLVNDEDLYDDK comes from the coding sequence ATGGCAGTAGTAACCATGAAAAACTTACTTGAATCAGGCGTACATTTCGGCCATCAAGTAAAACGCTGGGATCCGAGAATGAAAAAATACATTTTTTCGGAAAGAAACGGAATTCATATCATCGATTTGCAAAAAACAATCGTTGCAATCCGTGAGGCCTATGAAGCTGTCCGCAAAACAACTTCGGAAGGGAAGTCGGTTTTGTTTGTAGGAACAAAAAAACAAGCCCAGCAGACAATTCAAAAAGAAGCTGAAAGATGCGGAATGTTCTATATCAACAACCGCTGGCTCGGCGGAATGCTCACAAACTTTTCAACAATCAAAAAGAGCTTGGCCCGTCTTAAGAAAATCGAAAAAATGGAAGTTGACGGAACATTCGATAACCTGACAAAAAAAGAAATCGCTTCCTTACAAAAAGAAAAATCAAAGCTCGAAAAAAACTTAGGCGGTATCAAGGAGATGAAGGACCTGCCCGGAATCCTCTTTATTATCGATACCCGAAAAGAGGAAATTGCTATCAGAGAGGCCCGCTCCTTAGGTATTCCCATCATCGCTGTTGTAGATACCAACTGCAACCCCGAGGGTATCGACTATCCGATTCCCGGAAACGATGATGCTATCAGAGCTATTTCGCTTTTTACGGGCGTGATAGCCAATGCCGTTATCGAAGCCGATAACGAGCACGGTCTTAAAATCATCGAAAACCTTCAAGAAGATGAAGAGTCCGGTGATTCAGGCGTTGATCCCTATCAGGACAGAGAAGAAGAAATTACCGATTATTCAAACTACACTCCCAAAGATGAAGCTGCCGGAGATGATGAGGATGAAGAAGAAAATTCTCTCGTAAATGATGAGGATTTATACGACGACAAATAA
- a CDS encoding leucine-rich repeat domain-containing protein, with translation MTNNTRTLGKTRVAALITAAIITLAVFTGCPNAAKPEAPAPKHAVSFSVEGSGGTLKAKADGITETDMSPITVEQGKTVTFTAVPNENWVVKKWTISGGSFVSGGTEDGTTATVKITAGTTVKVIFTDYKSLDFDTELDNYLKSSEASATEVNYIEVTGLRAADLKGDIAHNDPSPLGKVLSENPTKKVALKFKKVRDLTDMSYCFYTCQNLVKAPEIPANVTNMSNCFNASGITKAPAIPAGVTNMSHCFDACYVLEEAPAIPASVKNMEGCFTGCSGLKKVPVLTEGVENITSCFVNCVFEKAPAIPASVKNMTQCFQFCQNLKEVPAIPEGVKTMDRCFWGCGSLEMAPTIPKTVTSMGSCFQDCLNLKGAVLKCDYKNTFWNAFASCYALEKGGIKVPPTQLETYKTNAGTMGTDADKFAKDE, from the coding sequence ATGACAAACAACACAAGAACCTTGGGAAAAACGAGAGTTGCGGCACTCATCACAGCCGCAATTATAACACTGGCAGTGTTTACAGGCTGTCCGAATGCGGCAAAACCGGAGGCTCCTGCACCTAAGCACGCCGTAAGTTTCAGCGTGGAAGGTTCGGGCGGTACGCTGAAAGCAAAGGCGGACGGCATAACGGAAACGGATATGAGTCCCATCACGGTCGAACAGGGTAAAACCGTGACCTTTACCGCAGTGCCCAATGAAAATTGGGTGGTAAAAAAGTGGACTATTTCAGGCGGTTCGTTTGTATCGGGCGGTACAGAAGACGGCACAACTGCAACGGTAAAAATTACTGCCGGTACAACGGTAAAAGTGATCTTTACCGACTATAAAAGTCTTGACTTTGATACAGAGTTGGATAACTATCTCAAAAGTTCTGAAGCCTCAGCTACAGAGGTAAACTACATAGAAGTAACCGGTCTAAGAGCGGCTGACTTAAAAGGAGATATAGCTCATAACGATCCAAGTCCGCTCGGGAAAGTCTTGTCTGAGAACCCGACTAAAAAGGTTGCCCTCAAGTTCAAAAAGGTAAGGGATCTTACAGATATGAGCTACTGCTTTTACACTTGCCAAAACCTTGTTAAGGCACCTGAAATACCTGCAAACGTTACGAATATGAGTAACTGCTTTAATGCCAGCGGCATTACAAAGGCACCTGCAATACCTGCAGGCGTTACGAATATGAGCCACTGCTTTGATGCTTGCTACGTCCTTGAAGAGGCACCTGCAATACCTGCAAGCGTTAAGAATATGGAAGGCTGCTTTACGGGCTGTTCAGGTCTTAAGAAGGTACCCGTACTAACGGAAGGCGTTGAAAATATAACCTCCTGCTTTGTAAACTGCGTATTTGAAAAGGCGCCTGCAATACCTGCAAGCGTTAAGAATATGACTCAGTGCTTTCAATTCTGTCAAAACCTTAAGGAAGTACCTGCAATACCGGAAGGTGTTAAGACGATGGATCGATGTTTTTGGGGCTGTGGAAGTCTTGAAATGGCACCTACCATACCCAAAACTGTTACAAGCATGGGTAGTTGTTTTCAAGACTGCCTAAATCTCAAAGGTGCTGTGCTTAAGTGTGATTACAAAAATACGTTCTGGAACGCCTTTGCCAGCTGCTACGCCTTAGAAAAAGGCGGCATAAAGGTTCCGCCGACTCAGCTTGAAACATATAAAACGAATGCCGGCACGATGGGAACAGATGCAGATAAGTTTGCAAAAGACGAGTAA
- a CDS encoding Maf family protein, with the protein MKELILASASPRRKEILDSLGVLFSVKISNFDESLITEKDPVKKCILTARGKAESLFKTLPQNEGSQKLILAADTLVFAENTAFSNEKIIFGKPKNEKEAEMMLKNHSDSVHFVVSAICLLDCKTGQISEKHSVSKVFFKKLSDKEISAYLKTEEWKDAAGAYKIQGKASFFIEKIEGSYTGIVGLPVRELYEILNKTEFLKI; encoded by the coding sequence ATGAAAGAGCTGATTTTAGCCTCTGCATCACCCAGACGAAAAGAGATTCTCGATTCGCTGGGTGTTTTATTTTCCGTTAAAATTTCAAATTTTGATGAATCTTTAATAACCGAAAAAGACCCTGTAAAAAAGTGTATATTAACAGCACGCGGAAAGGCTGAAAGCCTTTTTAAAACCTTGCCGCAAAATGAGGGCTCGCAAAAACTGATATTGGCGGCAGATACCCTCGTTTTTGCCGAAAATACAGCCTTTTCAAACGAAAAAATAATCTTCGGTAAACCTAAAAACGAAAAAGAAGCCGAGATGATGCTTAAAAATCATTCCGACTCGGTTCATTTTGTGGTTAGTGCAATCTGCCTGCTCGATTGTAAAACAGGTCAAATAAGTGAAAAGCACAGTGTTTCTAAAGTTTTTTTTAAAAAGCTTTCCGATAAAGAAATTTCCGCTTATCTAAAAACCGAAGAATGGAAGGATGCTGCAGGGGCTTATAAAATTCAAGGTAAAGCTTCCTTTTTTATCGAAAAAATTGAAGGCTCCTATACCGGCATAGTCGGTCTTCCGGTCAGGGAATTGTATGAAATCTTAAATAAAACCGAATTTTTAAAAATATAA
- a CDS encoding HEAT repeat domain-containing protein: MRRKSLVFIMMILFLGSALVFAQDQSSDSMMTVEEAYLNSMEGLIIREMVLSEGRDAKFVALQVIEEAIDGGRITPELQEALDSLATVGLTTLVRENGRLANNYPDVRREACRLLGKVKNEQAKKSLLTVMYTENEPVVIMEAVKSLGDLGFNNNDEVVDMINFINRKFDIINPTSSLALEVLNAYEKLAPTVKNRRGMTENIMRIANNFNYVTPVRNRALEVLKSVMIGQNKN, translated from the coding sequence ATGCGACGAAAGTCTTTAGTTTTTATAATGATGATATTGTTTTTAGGATCAGCCCTAGTCTTTGCACAGGACCAGAGCTCCGATTCTATGATGACTGTCGAAGAGGCCTATCTTAATTCGATGGAAGGACTAATTATTAGAGAGATGGTTCTTTCTGAAGGAAGAGATGCTAAGTTTGTAGCTTTACAAGTAATTGAAGAAGCTATTGACGGCGGAAGGATAACGCCGGAATTACAGGAAGCTCTTGATTCTCTTGCGACTGTAGGTCTTACCACGCTTGTACGTGAAAACGGTAGGCTTGCAAACAACTATCCGGATGTTAGAAGAGAAGCTTGCCGCCTTTTAGGAAAAGTTAAGAACGAACAGGCAAAGAAGTCTCTTTTGACGGTTATGTACACCGAGAATGAGCCGGTAGTAATCATGGAAGCCGTTAAATCTTTAGGTGATTTGGGTTTTAACAATAACGACGAAGTTGTAGATATGATAAATTTTATCAACCGCAAATTCGACATTATCAATCCTACAAGCTCCTTGGCCCTTGAAGTTCTTAATGCTTATGAAAAATTAGCTCCCACTGTAAAGAATAGGAGAGGGATGACTGAAAATATCATGAGAATTGCCAATAACTTTAACTACGTAACTCCTGTCAGAAACAGAGCTCTGGAAGTTTTAAAATCAGTAATGATCGGACAAAATAAGAACTAA
- the flgK gene encoding flagellar hook-associated protein FlgK, producing MATFDAIELGKRSLFAHQQSIQTAGHNISNSSTKGYTRQRVNLEAFEPIYRPDLTRAETPGQIGQGVTISSITRLRDELLDQRIIGATDDLGYWETRNSYIALLEQVHNEPEDISVRTRMDQFWEAWQELSLYPESDAARQVVRTRTETLTDAIHHQFRGLQGIRDMVHGDIEATVKQVNDLTGRIAKLNEEIVKVKAMGDNPNDLMDKRDLLTEKLSSLIDISVDKRDEDETYVIHTAGLEIVQGRTHRTFDFKASMENDKYADVIWEDSGNLAHFESGKLAALIELRDTDIRDEIRKLDTMTMNFVDLVNDVHRNAMSPNGKTGIDFFKEQYFINNTLGNFDRNGDGEYDSSYIFRITGTNTLDPREQIGLEGTLTLSSGNGIVQVPYYSTDMVSDLVERINRSGSEVAAYLDQNNKLVLKGMTSLDKENPDFVIRHIEDSGRFLAGYSGVLSQAGPEGAYDWGRANAVDVLAGAQYAVSPIAHPSGWMEINPVIKSDIQNIASGYKGPEGVAYPGDNRAALAIAAIRNTPVMVGHSATFDDFFADTVTEIGLKGEQAEMTLNTQIAIVKELHDMRDSVSGVNIDEELSDIIKFQHGYNASARFVSVINEMIDTVINRMGV from the coding sequence ATGGCGACATTTGATGCAATAGAATTAGGAAAAAGGAGTTTGTTTGCTCACCAGCAGTCGATTCAAACGGCAGGTCACAATATTTCGAATTCTTCGACGAAGGGATATACGAGGCAGAGGGTAAACCTCGAGGCTTTTGAGCCTATTTACAGACCAGATTTAACCAGAGCTGAAACACCCGGGCAAATAGGACAGGGTGTTACCATAAGTTCGATTACCCGATTAAGGGATGAACTTTTAGATCAAAGAATTATAGGGGCTACCGATGACCTTGGTTATTGGGAAACAAGAAACTCTTATATTGCCCTTTTGGAACAGGTTCACAATGAACCCGAAGACATTTCCGTCCGAACCCGAATGGACCAATTTTGGGAGGCTTGGCAGGAATTGTCGCTCTACCCTGAGTCGGATGCTGCCCGTCAGGTTGTCCGCACCCGAACCGAAACCTTAACGGATGCCATTCATCATCAATTCCGAGGTTTACAGGGCATAAGGGACATGGTACACGGCGACATAGAAGCAACCGTAAAGCAGGTTAACGACTTAACAGGCCGGATAGCCAAACTAAACGAAGAAATAGTTAAAGTTAAGGCTATGGGGGACAATCCCAATGACTTGATGGATAAAAGAGACCTTTTAACCGAAAAACTTTCTTCTCTTATTGATATTTCCGTAGATAAAAGAGATGAAGACGAAACTTATGTTATTCATACGGCCGGTTTGGAAATAGTACAGGGAAGAACACACCGAACATTCGATTTTAAGGCCTCAATGGAAAACGATAAATATGCGGATGTTATCTGGGAAGATTCCGGTAATTTAGCTCATTTTGAATCGGGAAAACTAGCCGCTTTGATTGAGCTTAGGGATACGGATATTCGGGACGAAATCAGAAAACTGGATACAATGACAATGAACTTTGTCGATTTGGTAAACGATGTACACAGAAATGCTATGAGTCCCAACGGAAAAACAGGCATCGATTTTTTTAAGGAACAATATTTTATAAACAATACCCTCGGTAATTTTGACAGAAACGGCGATGGAGAATATGATTCTTCCTATATCTTCAGAATTACAGGCACCAACACCCTTGATCCGCGTGAACAAATAGGACTTGAAGGAACTTTAACCCTTTCTTCGGGGAACGGTATTGTGCAGGTACCCTATTATTCGACGGATATGGTTTCAGATCTTGTAGAAAGGATTAACAGATCAGGCTCCGAAGTGGCTGCTTACCTTGACCAAAACAATAAACTTGTTTTAAAAGGTATGACAAGCCTTGATAAAGAAAATCCTGACTTTGTTATCCGTCATATCGAGGATTCGGGAAGATTTTTAGCAGGCTATTCGGGTGTGCTTTCTCAGGCCGGGCCGGAAGGTGCCTATGATTGGGGAAGAGCAAATGCGGTTGATGTATTGGCAGGAGCCCAATATGCGGTTTCTCCTATAGCCCATCCTTCAGGCTGGATGGAAATAAATCCCGTAATCAAAAGCGATATACAAAACATAGCTTCGGGCTATAAGGGTCCCGAAGGTGTCGCCTATCCGGGAGACAACAGAGCCGCTCTTGCAATAGCCGCAATCAGAAATACTCCCGTAATGGTAGGGCACTCAGCCACATTTGACGACTTTTTTGCCGATACGGTAACCGAAATCGGTCTAAAAGGCGAGCAGGCAGAAATGACCTTAAACACACAAATAGCCATTGTGAAGGAATTACACGATATGAGAGATTCCGTATCGGGCGTAAACATAGACGAAGAACTATCGGATATTATCAAATTTCAGCACGGATACAACGCTTCTGCAAGATTTGTTTCGGTAATCAACGAAATGATAGACACGGTTATCAACAGAATGGGTGTCTAG
- a CDS encoding flagellar hook-associated protein 3, with protein MMKRISTNIQHTDSNFSMRNQESRLHNLNNQIQSQRRINQLRDDPVSAGHSVRYKSYLARLERFEKNTKTLRDQYMSAETYMNNSLQVVQRLRELSVQGANGTYTPDDLKDMAAEADELLKELVQNGNAVNSDGVRVFSGTKSFTEPFETVMGDVDGAGSALITQVRYNGTVDSKEVETDELSFMRADQAGNRVFWAERQILISETDARNFVIKEDTSIEVDGVEIPLIAGDNVYAIMSKINDSGAAVKASLDPITSGLNLTTTDARQLWLRDAEGSTVLSELGLIKAEQRPPYNLANSVRVSGGSLFDAAIAVRDAFLSGDQEALGGKVLGIIDEGIHNLTTRMAETGSKYSRAEVILARIDTQTLNVTAAESREADLDITKAITDLKMFEHTHQASLSVLGRLYRDSLLNYLR; from the coding sequence ATGATGAAAAGAATTAGTACGAATATTCAGCACACGGACAGCAATTTTTCGATGAGGAATCAGGAGTCGAGGCTTCATAATCTAAATAATCAGATTCAGTCCCAACGAAGGATAAACCAGCTTAGAGACGACCCCGTTTCCGCAGGACACTCGGTAAGATATAAGTCCTACCTTGCCCGCCTCGAAAGGTTTGAAAAGAACACAAAAACCTTGAGAGATCAATATATGTCGGCCGAAACTTATATGAATAATTCGCTCCAAGTTGTTCAGCGTTTAAGAGAGCTTTCAGTACAGGGAGCAAACGGAACCTATACGCCGGACGACTTAAAAGATATGGCAGCCGAGGCCGATGAACTTTTAAAAGAACTTGTTCAAAACGGAAATGCCGTAAACTCGGACGGTGTCAGAGTTTTTTCGGGAACAAAAAGTTTTACCGAGCCCTTTGAAACCGTAATGGGAGATGTGGACGGAGCAGGTTCCGCCCTTATAACTCAGGTAAGATACAACGGCACGGTCGATTCAAAGGAAGTTGAAACCGATGAGCTTTCTTTTATGAGGGCAGATCAGGCCGGTAACAGGGTATTTTGGGCCGAGAGGCAAATTCTTATCTCGGAAACCGATGCCCGAAACTTTGTCATAAAAGAAGACACAAGCATCGAGGTTGACGGGGTTGAGATTCCCTTAATTGCAGGCGACAATGTTTATGCAATTATGTCAAAGATAAACGATTCGGGAGCCGCAGTAAAAGCAAGCCTTGACCCGATAACAAGCGGCTTAAACCTTACAACTACCGATGCCCGCCAGCTTTGGCTAAGAGATGCTGAAGGAAGCACCGTTTTATCCGAATTGGGTTTGATAAAGGCCGAACAAAGACCGCCCTACAATTTAGCAAATTCGGTACGCGTTTCTGGAGGCTCTCTTTTTGATGCAGCCATTGCAGTCCGCGATGCCTTCCTTTCGGGAGATCAAGAAGCCTTGGGCGGAAAGGTTTTGGGTATCATCGATGAGGGCATACATAATCTTACTACAAGAATGGCAGAAACAGGTTCCAAGTATTCAAGAGCCGAAGTTATCTTGGCACGAATTGATACGCAAACATTAAATGTAACGGCAGCAGAGTCGCGCGAAGCCGACTTAGACATTACAAAGGCGATAACCGACCTAAAAATGTTTGAACATACGCATCAAGCTTCTTTAAGCGTATTGGGAAGACTTTACAGGGATTCGCTTTTAAACTACTTAAGATAA
- a CDS encoding flagellar assembly protein FliW, with translation MEIKTKAMGLVEIQDKQIIELVDGFYGFEEFHKYALLDSGKEPFFWVQSLDDENLAFIVIDPFLFRPDYELDIDDELLKPIEAESPKDLLVFALVTIPPAGSPITANLQGPLIINKKNKKAFQAVLNDGKWNTKHDILAELNAAGRN, from the coding sequence ATGGAAATTAAGACAAAAGCTATGGGGCTTGTTGAGATTCAGGATAAACAGATAATAGAATTGGTTGACGGATTTTACGGATTTGAAGAATTTCATAAATACGCCTTGTTGGATTCGGGAAAAGAGCCCTTCTTTTGGGTTCAATCCCTTGACGATGAAAATTTAGCCTTTATTGTTATAGATCCCTTTTTGTTCAGACCCGATTATGAACTTGATATAGACGACGAATTATTAAAACCGATAGAGGCAGAATCTCCTAAAGACCTTTTGGTTTTTGCCCTTGTTACCATTCCGCCTGCAGGAAGCCCGATTACCGCAAATTTGCAGGGACCTCTTATCATAAACAAAAAGAATAAGAAGGCTTTTCAGGCTGTCTTAAATGACGGAAAATGGAATACCAAACACGACATTCTTGCCGAATTAAATGCGGCGGGGAGGAACTGA
- the csrA gene encoding carbon storage regulator CsrA, whose amino-acid sequence MLILSRKTNQKILIGDNIELTIIDIRGDQVKIGVDAPPSVKVFREEIYQEIQNENRAALVRDTELNLPELHIKKK is encoded by the coding sequence ATGCTCATACTTTCCCGTAAAACAAACCAAAAAATTCTAATAGGCGATAACATAGAGCTTACTATAATCGATATTCGGGGAGATCAGGTAAAAATAGGTGTAGATGCACCGCCTTCGGTCAAGGTTTTCCGTGAAGAAATCTATCAAGAAATCCAAAATGAAAACAGGGCAGCCTTAGTCCGCGATACCGAACTTAATCTACCCGAACTGCATATTAAAAAGAAATAG